A stretch of Castanea sativa cultivar Marrone di Chiusa Pesio chromosome 2, ASM4071231v1 DNA encodes these proteins:
- the LOC142626414 gene encoding receptor-like protein EIX2, giving the protein MGRFSFIVLLALVDFFLECSHFCWCASATSTIGCIEAERLALQDFKDSLTGNLIRLSSWTGQDCCKWEGVGCNNSTGHVIKLDLRNLVYPDSFGYVIEVSNRLKAKAVNPSLLELTYLEHLDLSWNDFMGSRIPIFLGSMQRLRYLNLSNARFNGVVPQQLGNLSKLHALDLSSGPSEYDFQLSVRNLQWLSHISSLRRLDLSWVNLSEAFDLVQVLNKLPFLAHLRLSSCRLGDHINLFHDYVNSMFLEHFDISVNALQGPIPGVIKHMSVLKVLDLSANIFNSTIPMWLANLTSLVHLNLGFNNLTGEIPSALGNLTSLVVLDLSFNSLEGGIPGSLWNLCSLEVLDLANNRLNETISEPYKTISGCTANRLEKLSLRWNKVRSPLSDWFSQFSNLKILDLANNSIYGPIPASFGRLSNLRILDLSHNSLNGTVPESFGQLSMLEKLLMSSNLLQGTISEVHFANLSRLEELDIGFNSLALKVNSDWVPPFQLNYINMKSCNIGPQFPAWLQTQKRVITLYLSNTSISDVLPQWFPNMKFSYLDLSFNQIRGRLPAFLKPDTLYMNLYLSSNKFEGPLPIFPSILNRLDLTANLISGWIPEDIGNMTPTLDNLLLSGNQISGPIPNSLCKINTLRVLDLSKNRLYGDIPDCWRNFKILAVLDFSANNLSGFIPTSFGNATSLQSLHLSNNSLQGELPLSLRNCTGMVIFDVGENKLSGSVPRWIGKSMLRLEILRLRSNMFDGIIPLEICQLAELQVLDLAHNNLSGIIPLCFGNLRGMISGNGTTSGIGIYKWSTTYGENLVQFMKGKELEYTKTLKYLINMDLSVNKLTGSIPEELTNLAGLRGLNLSNNHLTGTMPAMIGNIRFLESMDFSRNQISGSIPQSMSALTSLSHLNLSYNKLSGRIPSGNQLQTLIDPSIYIGNPQLCGFPLSKCVSPEPPQADNEGKDEGNGPEIEWLYIFMSAGYVTGLWGVLGVMMYKKNWRDAYFNFVDDIKEKIISRFKVKVATPNRRSRTRNNHMEWSW; this is encoded by the coding sequence ATGGGGAGGTTCTCTTTTATTGTACTTCTAGCTCTTGTTGATTTCTTCCTTGAATGCTCACACTTTTGTTGGTGTGCGAGTGCAACCTCAACTATTGGCTGCATAGAAGCAGAAAGACTGGCTCTTCAAGACTTCAAAGACAGCCTAACCGGCAACCTCATTCGGCTCTCTTCGTGGACAGGCCAAGATTGCTGCAAATGGGAAGGAGTTGGCTGCAACAACAGCACTGGACATGTCATCAAGCTTGACCTCCGAAACCTGGTCTATCCAGATTCATTTGGATATGTTATTGAAGTTTCCAATCGGTTAAAAGCAAAAGCTGTTAACCCGTCTTTGCTGGAGTTGACATATTTGGAGCACTTGGACTTGAGCTGGAATGATTTCATGGGAAGCCGAATTCCCATTTTCCTTGGTTCAATGCAAAGATTGCGGTATCTCAATCTCTCTAATGCACGCTTCAATGGTGTAGTCCCTCAGCAACTTGGTAATCTGTCTAAGTTGCATGCTCTCGATCTTAGTAGCGGTCCAAGCGAGTATGATTTTCAGCTCTCAGTAAGAAACCTTCAATGGCTTTCACATATTTCATCTTTGAGACGCCTTGACTTGAGCTGGGTGAACCTTAGTGAAGCCTTTGACTTGGTTCAGGTACTCAACAAGCTACCTTTTTTGGCTCATTTACGCTTGTCATCATGTAGACTTGGTGATCATATTAACCTGTTCCATGATTATGTTAATTCCATGTTTCTTGAACACTTTGATATTAGTGTAAACGCACTGCAGGGCCCCATCCCTGGTGTTATTAAGCACATGAGTGTGCTCAAAGTCCTTGACCTTTCAGCCAATATCTTTAACTCTACAATTCCTATGTGGTTGGCTAACCTGACAAGCCTTGTGCATCTCAATCTTGGCTTTAATAATTTAACAGGTGAAATTCCAAGTGCTTTGGGGAACCTCACTTCTTTGGTTGTACTGGACCTGTCTTTTAATTCATTAGAGGGGGGCATACCAGGTTCTTTGTGGAATCTTTGTAGTTTGGAAGTGTTGGATTTAGCCAACAACAGACTAAATGAAACAATATCAGAGCCTTATAAGACTATATCCGGTTGCACTGCAAATCGTTTAGAGAAATTGAGTTTGAGATGGAACAAGGTTAGAAGTCCTTTGTCTGATTGGTTTTCACAgttttcaaatctcaaaatcCTTGATCTCGCGAACAACTCAATCTATGGTCCGATTCCAGCATCATTTGGGAGATTGTCCAACTTGAGAATTTTAGATCTTTCTCATAATAGTCTAAATGGAACAGTCCCAGAATCTTTTGGGCAACTTTCAATGCTTGAGAAGTTACTCATGTCCAGCAACCTCTTGCAAGGAACCATTTCTGAAGTTCACTTTGCAAATCTCTCAAGATTAGAAGAGCTAGACATTGGTTTCAACTCTTTGGCTTTAAAAGTAAATTCTGACTGGGTGCCCCCATTTCAACTCAATTATATAAACATGAAATCTTGCAATATTGGGCCTCAATTTCCTGCTTGGCTTCAAACGCAAAAAAGGGTTATCACATTGTATCTCTCTAATACAAGCATATCAGATGTTCTTCCGCAGTGGTTTCCCAATATGAAATTTTCCTATCTGGACCTATCCTTCAACCAAATCAGGGGCAGGCTACCAGCATTTTTGAAACCAGATACTCTCTACATGAATCTATACCTGAGTTCCAACAAATTTGAAGGTCCCTTGCCAATTTTTCCTTCCATCTTAAACAGGTTGGATCTCACTGCCAACTTAATTTCAGGTTGGATTCCAGAAGACATTGGCAACATGACGCCTACATTGGACAATTTACTTCTTTCTGGTAATCAAATAAGCGGTCCAATCCCAAACTCATTGTGCAAAATAAATACCCTGCGAGTTCTTGATCTCTCCAAAAACAGGCTATATGGTGACATCCCAGATTGTTGGagaaatttcaagattttggCTGTTCTAGATTTTTCAGCCAACAACCTTTCTGGGTTCATCCCAACCTCATTTGGAAATGCAACATCACTGCAATCTTTGCACCTAAGCAACAACAGTCTTCAGGGAGAGCTTCCATTGTCATTGAGAAATTGTACGGGCATGGTTATTTTCGATGTTGGTGAAAATAAATTATCCGGAAGTGTACCTAGATGGATTGGGAAGAGTATGTTGCGCCTTGAAATTCTTCGCCTACGATCAAATATGTTTGATGGCATTATTCCTTTAGAAATATGCCAGCTCGCTGAGCTTCAAGTACTTGACCTCGCACACAATAATCTATCGGGAATTATCCCTCTTTGTTTCGGCAATTTGAGGGGCATGATTTCTGGAAATGGGACAACAAGTGGTATTGGTATTTATAAATGGTCAACTACATATGGCGAAAACTTGGTTCAGTTCATGAAAGGGAAGGAGCTCGAGTACACCAAGACACTTAAGTACCTAATTAACATGGATCTTTCTGTAAATAAATTGACAGGAAGTATCCCAGAAGAGTTAACAAACCTTGCTGGACTACGTGGCTTGAACTTGTCCAATAACCATTTGACAGGGACCATGCCTGCCATGATTGGCAACATAAGGTTCTTGGAGTCCATGGACTTCTCAAGAAACCAGATTTCTGGCTCAATTCCACAAAGCATGTCTGCACTGACGTCTCTAAGCCATTTGAACTTGTCCTACAACAAACTGTCAGGACGAATTCCATCAGGCAATCAGCTGCAGACCCTTATTGATCCTTCCATTTACATTGGCAACCCTCAACTCTGTGGCTTTCCACTATCAAAGTGTGTGAGTCCGGAGCCACCTCAAGCTGACAATGAAGGGAAAGACGAAGGAAATGGACCTGAGATAGAATGGTTGTATATCTTTATGTCTGCAGGGTATGTGACTGGACTATGGGGAGTTCTTGGTGTCATGATGTACAAGAAGAATTGGAGGGATGCTTATTTCAACTTTGTGGATGatatcaaagagaaaataatatcaAGATTTAAAGTGAAGGTAGCTACGCCAAATAGAAGGTCGAGGACCAGGAACAACCACATGGAATGGAGCTGGTAA